A DNA window from Turicibacter sp. TJ11 contains the following coding sequences:
- a CDS encoding HD domain-containing protein produces the protein MTKLEEKVFRDPVYGYVHVYDQLIWDLIQTKEVQRLRRIKQLGGTYMVFHTAEHSRFSHSLGVYEMARRIIRALMHQETVLSEEERLLVLSAALLHDLGHGPFSHSFEAVFSVRHELFTERIIMEDTEVNRVLEGYQKGFAKKVRDVINKTYPNPLVINIISSQLDADRLDYLLRDAYFTGAPYGEIDVERILRTMRVVNNKIVYKVSGMHAIEDYLMSRYQMYWQVYLHSAGRSFDLVIQRMLHRVRELIFEGYEFNCHLGAIKDLFLEEEPSVETYLKFDDSTILYYASLFAEEKDPILSDLADRFINRRLLKEVHYTPSDETHEKLKQIREYMIELGINPDYYLLTDHSVKTPYDYYGHKTNCLPDCIELLMRDGSIQEISEVSTIIKGIIAVKPKQEHKVYFPLDLISESQNEEVKKKVIELLYENVK, from the coding sequence ATGACAAAGTTAGAAGAAAAAGTATTTAGAGATCCAGTGTATGGTTATGTCCATGTCTATGATCAATTAATTTGGGATTTAATACAAACGAAAGAGGTTCAACGTTTACGTCGTATTAAGCAATTAGGCGGAACTTATATGGTCTTTCATACGGCTGAGCATAGCCGCTTTTCACACTCACTAGGGGTGTATGAAATGGCACGTCGAATTATTCGAGCACTCATGCATCAAGAAACAGTGCTAAGTGAAGAGGAACGTTTATTAGTGTTATCTGCTGCATTACTTCATGATTTAGGTCATGGTCCATTTTCACATTCCTTTGAAGCAGTTTTTAGTGTTCGCCATGAATTGTTTACTGAACGTATCATCATGGAAGATACAGAAGTCAATCGTGTATTAGAAGGTTATCAAAAAGGATTTGCAAAAAAAGTACGTGACGTCATTAATAAAACTTATCCTAATCCGTTAGTGATTAATATTATTTCAAGCCAGTTAGATGCGGACCGCTTAGATTATTTGCTTCGTGATGCTTATTTTACTGGGGCACCTTATGGTGAAATAGATGTTGAGCGTATTTTAAGAACAATGCGTGTGGTAAATAATAAGATTGTTTATAAAGTTTCAGGAATGCACGCCATTGAAGACTATTTAATGAGTCGTTATCAAATGTATTGGCAAGTCTATTTACACTCAGCTGGACGAAGCTTCGATTTAGTGATTCAGCGCATGCTTCATCGTGTTCGAGAGTTAATTTTTGAAGGATATGAATTTAACTGCCATCTAGGGGCGATTAAAGATTTATTTTTAGAAGAAGAACCGTCTGTTGAAACTTATTTGAAGTTTGACGATTCAACGATTTTATATTATGCCTCTTTATTTGCGGAAGAAAAAGATCCTATTTTAAGCGACTTAGCGGATCGCTTTATTAACAGACGTTTATTAAAAGAGGTTCACTATACACCAAGTGATGAAACTCATGAAAAATTAAAACAAATAAGAGAATACATGATTGAGTTAGGGATTAATCCTGACTATTATTTATTGACTGATCATAGTGTTAAAACACCGTATGATTATTATGGACATAAAACGAATTGTTTACCAGATTGCATCGAATTGTTAATGCGCGATGGTTCAATTCAAGAGATATCGGAAGTATCGACCATTATTAAGGGAATTATTGCAGTGAAGCCAAAACAAGAACATAAAGTTTATTTTCCATTAGATTTAATTTCAGAAAGTCAAAATGAAGAGGTAAAGAAAAAAGTCATTGAATTACTATACGAAAATGTTAAGTAA